The Nicotiana tabacum cultivar K326 chromosome 5, ASM71507v2, whole genome shotgun sequence sequence tcttcattgtaactcatATCTTActttcttagaagctttgttTTAGGAAACTCAAAATCATAAACCATCTcagtttgtgttgtgactagaggTAGTCATAGgttgaagtctttgtaactagggagtgacaaagtggcttgtgataagtgtattacaagttagagtgattgaagtctttgcaatagagtcattacaaagtggcttgtaatagtgtagttacaagttagtaaagttcaaatcctaccagtgtaggtcatggttttggtccccttgagttgggattttatCACATAAAAATCCGGCGTCTTATTTTACATACTGTTTCAGTAGTTAGCACTAAGGGAACTGATATATGACCAGGTCTCTATACAGTtagtggactcatataaactatcaattggtattagagcaggttctttctaaaaggttaacacctagaaaggatctcaatggctgctccacctaactttgaggaaggacaatcaacctacagacctcctatAGTCAATATTACGGTTAGTGGAAGACTCGTATGCATGATTTATAATGGCAGAAGACTCTGAGTTGTGGGATGTCATTTGTGATGGTCCACACGTTCCTATGAAGAAGGTTGGTGAATCTGGAGTGATGGTGCCGAAAACCAGAAAAGAATACAGCGATATTGACAGAAAAGTTGTTGAGAAGAACTTTCGTGCCAAGAAGATCTTGGTATGTGGTAtaggacctgatgagtacaaTAGAATCTCAGCTTGTCAATCTGCCAAGGAAATATGGGAACTATTGCAAACGGCACTTGAAGGAACTACTCAGGTTAAACAGTCCAAGATTGATATGCTCACCACCGAGTATGAGCTGTTCAAGATGAAGGATGACGATTCTATACAAGATATGCACACTAGATTCATAtctatcataaatgagcttcatgCACTTGGAGAAATTATTCAtagaaacaagcttgtaaggaagGTTCTCAGTGTTCTGCCTAGCTCATGGGAGAGTAAGGTGAATGCcatcactgaagctaaagatTTACAAACTCTAACTATGGATGAGTTGATTGGAAATCCGAAgacatacgagatgaaaagaaagaaagacaatgaaagaagagagccaaagaaggagaagaacctggttctcaaGGTTGAAAACAATGACTCAAGTGAAGGGGATGATGATATGGCCTACCTCACTaaaagatttcaaaagatggtgCGAAGAAATGATGGCATACTAAAGAGGGGCAGCTCAAGTAAAACAAGGAACCATGATCTATGTCACAAGTGCTGAAAgccagggcatttcatcaaagattgcCCACTTTTGAAACAGGAGCATTACAAATACAACCCTGACAAAGCAGCAAAAAGGAACTCGGTTACTGACAAACGATTAAGCCGAAAAAGTGCAGCTGACAATGTCGTAaaacaagctcttgctgcatggggagactcctccaaTGAATCATAAGAGGAACTAGATGCAGGAaatagttccatgatggcagtgaaaaatgaaacaaaggaaTATGATTCATTGTTTGCATTGATGGCTGAGTctgaggatgatgaagaagatgacaataatgaggtaaatttcagggatgttcagagaaatctgaagtcCTACTCTTCTAAGAAATTGATATCATTAGCAAATGTTCTAATTGATGTATATTATAGTCTTGTTAATGGTAAGAATGTCTTGACCATAGAGCTAGGAGATGCTGAATAATCTAGAGATGATACGGTGGTGAGTGTGGTTGATTTAAAGGAGACCATACAcaatcttgaaaaagaaaaagttctAATTGGAAAAATAGATAGTgtagaaaatgagagaaatgactTGATAGTAGTGGTTGTTGACTTGAATGAAACCATAAAGAACCTTAGCAAAGAAAAGAATACTCTAGCAGAGAAAATTGCAGCTACTAAGCAAGAAAGGGATGACTTTCTGGAGGTAATCACAGACCTAGAAGAAAAAATTGAGGGACTCAAATCAGAACATAGGCTTGTAAGTATGGAGAAAGGGAAAGAAGTAGCTAGTGAGACATATATCAGGTTGAAGAGGAATTAAATGATATGAAAACTATTATATGTGGTGAACTTGAGAAAAATAGGCAACTTCAAGCTGAATTagagaaagtaaaaattgatcttgagaaatccCTTAATTGGACCTGGTCCTTAGATGTTGTCACTACCATGTACTTCAACAATAGTGGAAACAGACAAGGAATCAGGTTCCAAAAGGAGAAAttccttacaaccctcacagcAAGTACGTCACTAATCCTGATAACTGGCTTTGTATCTATTGTAGGAACAATGGAcacttcaaagaaaattgccAGGCCAGGGTTCTATTTGTtcaaaaaaataaagtatttgCTGAAAAACTGACTACTAAAGGGGGACCAGGTACCACTCGCAAAAATCGCATATTTCCTGCATGGACTAGAAAAGCTCTTATCCACCTttttcctcattacaagggacccaaactagtttgggctcctaaatctaacccataaTTTGAATGAAGAGGGAATAGTAAGAGGAAGCGGACTGCAATGAATCATGGACAGTGGATGCTCAAAGCACATAACTGGAAACATCATGGATTTTCTCTCGCTAAAAGCCCTGCATGGAGGGaatgtatcctttggaaatggaaaAAGGGTACATTCTCGGTGTCGGAAAGGTTAGAAAGTTTCTTTCACACTCAATTGAGAACGTGTACTATGTGGATGGCCTGAAGTACAGTCTCTTGAGCGTCTCTCAAATCTGTGATAAAGGGAACAAGGTAGAGTTCTTGTCTAAAGTGTGCACAGTTACTAATCTGGTAACTAGTGAAGTGGTTTTAGTAGCCAAAAGATATAAGAACATCTATGTTGTTGATTTTGAATCTCTGCAAGCTAGTGATATGAGTTGTTTGAAGGCGGTTGATATGTAGAACTGTGACATAGAAGATTGGGGCATGCAAACTTCTCACTTCTGAATAAATTGAtacagaaggacctggttcgtggtctgccAATTTCAAAGTTCAAGGAACATagagtgtgtgatgcatgtgctaAAGAAAAACATGTGAAATCATCTTTTAAGCCAAAGAAGGATGTTAGCACATCAAAATCACTCGAACTCCTTCATATGGATCTGTG is a genomic window containing:
- the LOC142180678 gene encoding uncharacterized protein LOC142180678; the encoded protein is MAEDSELWDVICDGPHVPMKKVGESGVMVPKTRKEYSDIDRKVVEKNFRAKKILVCGIGPDEYNRISACQSAKEIWELLQTALEGTTQVKQSKIDMLTTEYELFKMKDDDSIQDMHTRFISIINELHALGEIIHRNKLVRKVLSVLPSSWESKEHYKYNPDKAAKRNSVTDKRLSRKSAADNVVKQALAAWGDSSNES